One genomic region from uncultured Subdoligranulum sp. encodes:
- a CDS encoding transposase, with translation MAKGTKYDQQFKENAVRYRLDHPELTLKKAAENLGISDSALKTWLRAAKEHEGCVPTRGSGNYSSDEAKEIARLQRELRDTKDALEILKKAISILGK, from the coding sequence ATGGCAAAAGGTACGAAATATGACCAACAGTTTAAGGAGAACGCAGTCAGGTATCGGCTGGATCATCCGGAACTCACACTCAAGAAGGCGGCTGAGAATCTGGGAATCAGTGATTCTGCTCTTAAAACATGGCTCCGGGCAGCCAAGGAACATGAAGGCTGTGTGCCAACAAGAGGATCCGGGAATTATTCCAGTGATGAGGCAAAAGAGATCGCACGTCTCCAGCGGGAACTAAGAGATACAAAGGATGCCCTTGAAATCCTAAAAAAAGCCATCAGTATCCTGGGAAAATGA
- the mobC gene encoding plasmid mobilization protein, translating to MSAKKRKRDVPVLFWVSDAEMEAIQQKMAQFGTKNLSAYLRKMAVDGYVVQLDLPELKELVSLLRRSSNNLNQLTRRVHETGRIYDADLEDIAQRQEQLWEGVKEILTQLSRLS from the coding sequence ATGAGCGCCAAAAAGCGTAAACGGGATGTGCCGGTCCTGTTTTGGGTTTCCGATGCGGAGATGGAAGCGATCCAGCAGAAAATGGCACAGTTCGGAACAAAAAACCTGAGCGCCTATCTGCGGAAGATGGCTGTGGACGGCTATGTGGTACAGCTGGACTTGCCGGAGCTGAAGGAACTGGTATCCCTGTTGCGCCGAAGCAGCAATAACCTGAACCAGCTCACCCGACGGGTACATGAAACGGGGCGGATTTATGATGCTGACCTGGAGGATATAGCCCAACGGCAGGAGCAGTTATGGGAGGGCGTGAAAGAAATCCTAACCCAGCTTTCCAGGCTTTCGTAA
- a CDS encoding DUF3848 domain-containing protein, producing MNTNDLNTALYEKMAAEQDKYRDWLKSQPPEEILHHTYEYTVREDIVMAMEDLELTDAQAQALLDSPTPLADVYRHFEKLETGYMDVIRDSIENRADDVCKVLEEQRSIPLYLHSAAYASQHGEMAQYNRSYQANFDCKEAIEHAISAHYADNRLDTESAVKAVLEKFGSERVQFILANTIQHKDSDGRVSRDNKAWAKTIPMPEDSGTSRHCAYLVVDEVNLGLTDLFTRQARKTLQEPEKGSVLQKLKQEPTTHKPALSKKQEPER from the coding sequence ATGAATACCAACGATCTGAATACGGCCCTTTATGAGAAGATGGCCGCTGAACAGGACAAATACCGGGACTGGCTGAAAAGCCAGCCCCCGGAGGAAATCCTGCACCATACCTATGAGTACACCGTCCGGGAGGACATTGTGATGGCGATGGAGGACTTGGAGCTGACCGATGCCCAGGCCCAGGCGCTTTTGGATTCGCCTACACCGCTGGCCGATGTGTACCGTCACTTTGAGAAGCTGGAGACCGGCTACATGGATGTGATCCGGGACAGCATTGAAAACCGAGCGGATGATGTGTGTAAGGTTTTGGAAGAACAGCGGTCCATCCCTCTCTATCTCCATTCTGCCGCCTATGCGTCCCAGCATGGGGAGATGGCACAATATAACCGCTCTTATCAGGCAAACTTTGACTGTAAAGAGGCCATTGAACACGCCATCAGCGCCCACTATGCGGATAACCGACTGGATACGGAGTCTGCGGTTAAGGCGGTGCTGGAAAAGTTCGGGTCGGAACGAGTACAGTTCATCCTTGCCAACACCATCCAGCATAAGGACAGCGACGGTCGCGTTTCCCGTGACAACAAAGCCTGGGCAAAGACCATTCCCATGCCGGAGGACAGCGGCACTTCGCGCCACTGTGCTTATCTGGTTGTGGATGAGGTCAATCTTGGTCTGACCGATCTGTTTACACGGCAGGCACGAAAAACGCTTCAGGAACCGGAGAAAGGCTCTGTCTTGCAAAAGCTCAAACAGGAGCCTACCACCCACAAGCCTGCTTTATCGAAGAAACAGGAGCCGGAACGATGA
- a CDS encoding SNF2-related protein, which yields MKTSSAFSFAQADIDHVLRLGGNTYRQRERIVAAFEEQKSTTEIADTLKTLYHGGNGIGSITAWYAEDGIHLSHGKTARYDKSAQVISWESAAERIGQLLQDGQFATNVELAEAAGYERSLLAEKFWNLYHDFSEEAREAGYLPILSNNPGRGFPEESAWLTEQLKSPEFRQNLAEEYAAFWTAYQQDRDLLRFHYHKPKEIWENLQDLSLPRTTFTSQLTEVPSVKQFISEDEIDAAMTRGSGFEGGKGRVFTFFQEPHTDKEKVDFLKHKYGIGGHSHALSGAMKSDESHDGKGLHYKKDGCPDVHFTWEKVAKRITDLIQKGRYLTEQEQAEYDKIQAEKALAEEDALQAQQPDPAVWEYNGVKERHPDDIILYQMGDFFELYGEDAKTAAAELDLNLTTRAIPGGGRVEMCGFPANRLEQVVEQLRDKHDVTISAVPKGGRERQEYSMPSIDHEAEQHINAQEAEFGADGTRVFQETEAAAAPTIRELHEQYKPIVLAAVMEDVPYRNACGHSDHENAVIEGNAAIRRAVLGSGNMELLRLYSDTPEFRQRLHREIIDETYPKLHELLHPLTDNDIDKAIQDWNGKIESKHAVVRYMEKHGREKDTAAWLAHEFDGGDGKTPFSVRPESPEGTVLPWPKVQRRIAQLIKEDRFYTEAEQDRFDNIDPIAIREALAERGIVNGELVDEEKLDNDPFIQRVMADVEAISRESVPADEPEQPSPHNLRVLVSDEEYAAARGTLRERTSYDPAVPPYNVGDIVYLDDRPHQITELRDDTVQLLPTGMSYPIYRAESRERFEQLLREDNRNDFYTEFLPANLDTVDQDLRDVLAHGLIGEADKAELSELLRNGKSNQEVALWLSRAYPNIVETMELETGETADYRTMPEGIELEVLDADEKRLAMLFFQWSEVAPLLRGMYARQLDGFEQERPEPAAETPAFQAETVAVYPGDKNNLPYDVVVQTLRTNEPEPPTPAVEPEKTLDEVLDEHPVSIQVNGEWQTFPNVKAAEEASYEEYKANLRRTAENFRITDDHLGEGGPKAKFQANVEAIKLLKYLEETTEQATPEQQKILSRYVGWGGLADAFDPDKESWSKEYAQLKELLTPEEYAAARGSTLNAHYTSPTVIKAIYEAVGRMGFETGNILEPSCGVGNFFGMLPEEMRNSRLYGVELDSISGRIAQQLYPKADITVAGFETTDRRDFYDLAVGNVPFGQYQVRDKAYDKLNFSIHNYFFAKALDQVRPGGVVAFVTSRYTMDAKDSTVRRYLAQRAELLGAIRLPNDAFKKNAGAEVVSDIIFLQKRDRPLDIVPEWTQTGQTEDGFAINRYFLDHPEMVLGRQEPESTAHGMDYTVNPIEGLELADQLHDAVKYIRGTYQEAELPELGEGEAIDTSIPADPNVKNYSYTVVDGDVYYRENSCMVRPDLNATAEARVKGLVGLRECVQQLIDLQMDAATPDSAIQDKQAELNRLYDSFSAKYGLINDRANRLAFADDSSYYLLCALEVIDEDGKLERKADMFTKRTIKPHKAVDTVDTASEALAVSISEKAFVDMAYMAELTGKTGDELAAELKGVIFRVPGQLEKDGTPHYVTADEYLSGNVRRKLRQAQRAAQQDPSFAVNVEALTAAQPKDLDASEIEVRLGATWIDKEYIQQFMYETFDTPFYLQRNIEVNYSSFTAEWQITGKSSVSQNNVAAYTTYGTSRANAYKILEDSLNLRDVRIYDTIEDADGKERRVLNAKETTLAAQKQQAIRDAFKDWIWKDPDRRQALVRQYNEEMNSTRPREYDGGHITFGGMNPAITLREHQKNAIAHVLYGGNTLLAHEVGAGKTFEMVAAAMESKRLGLCQKSLFVVPNHLTEQWASEFLRLYPSANILVTTKKDFETHNRKKFCARIATGDYDAIIMGHSQFEKIPISRERQERLLQEQIDEITEGIAEVKYSGGERFTVKQLERTKKSLEARLEKLQAESRKDDVVTFEQLGVDRLFVDEAHNYKNLFLYTKMRNVAGLSTSDAQKSSDMFAKCRYMDELTGNRGVIFATGTPVSNSMTELYTMQRYLQYDRLQELNMTHFDCWASRFGETVTALELAPEGTGYRARTRFSKFFNLPELMNLFREVADIKTADQLNLPTPEVEYHNIVAQPTEHQKEMVQVLSERASRVHSGSVDPSEDNMLKITGDGRKLGLDQRIINQLLPDEPGTKVNQCVGNIMQIWRDGEADKLTQLVFCDISTPQAAPSKKAAKQLDNPTLHALEQAVPLDEPEPAFTIYEDIRQKLIAQGMPAEQIAFIHEAKTEVQKKELFSKVRTGQVRVLLGSTSKMGAGTNVQDRLVALHDLDCPWRPGDLAQRKGRIERQGNQNPLVHVYRYVTEGTFDAYLWQTVENKQKFISQIMTSKSPVRSCDDVDETALSFAEIKALCAGDPRIKERMDLDVEVARLKLMKADHQSKQYRLEDQLLKYFPQEIETNKGFIKGFEADLETLAAHPHPEDGFAGMEIRGDVLTDKENAGAALLDACKEVKGSEPVQIGSYRGFTMSVEFSAWKQEYTLLLKGQMTHRASLGTDPRGNLTRIDNALAQMPQRLEAVKNQLDNLYQQQAAAKEEIGKPFPFEDDLRVKSARLVELDTLLNIDGKGHAQPETVVAKSARPSVLDSLKRPVPPRSPEKKPKQHEEVR from the coding sequence GTGAAAACATCCTCTGCTTTTTCTTTTGCCCAGGCTGACATCGACCATGTGCTGCGGCTGGGCGGCAACACCTATCGCCAGAGAGAGCGCATTGTCGCGGCCTTTGAGGAGCAGAAGTCCACCACCGAGATCGCAGACACCCTGAAAACCCTGTACCATGGCGGCAACGGGATTGGCAGCATCACTGCATGGTATGCCGAGGATGGAATCCATCTTTCCCACGGCAAAACTGCCCGTTACGATAAGTCCGCCCAGGTCATTTCCTGGGAGAGTGCCGCTGAGCGTATCGGCCAGCTTTTGCAGGACGGCCAGTTTGCCACCAATGTGGAGCTGGCTGAGGCTGCGGGCTATGAACGCTCCCTCCTCGCGGAAAAGTTCTGGAATCTGTACCACGATTTCAGCGAGGAAGCCAGAGAAGCTGGGTATCTGCCCATCCTTTCCAACAATCCGGGGCGCGGTTTCCCGGAGGAATCTGCATGGCTCACCGAACAGCTGAAAAGCCCGGAGTTTCGCCAGAACCTTGCGGAAGAATATGCTGCCTTCTGGACGGCCTACCAGCAGGATCGGGATTTGCTGCGCTTCCACTACCATAAACCCAAAGAAATTTGGGAGAACCTGCAAGATCTGTCCTTGCCTCGCACCACCTTTACCTCTCAGTTGACGGAAGTACCTTCGGTCAAGCAGTTTATCTCTGAGGACGAGATCGACGCCGCCATGACCAGAGGCAGCGGATTTGAGGGCGGTAAGGGCCGAGTTTTCACCTTTTTCCAGGAACCCCATACGGATAAGGAAAAGGTGGATTTTCTCAAACATAAGTATGGTATTGGCGGTCACTCCCATGCCCTGTCCGGTGCAATGAAAAGCGATGAAAGCCACGACGGAAAAGGTCTGCACTACAAAAAAGACGGCTGCCCGGATGTGCATTTCACCTGGGAGAAAGTCGCCAAACGGATTACCGACCTGATCCAGAAGGGACGCTATCTCACAGAACAGGAACAGGCGGAGTATGACAAAATCCAGGCAGAAAAGGCCCTGGCGGAAGAAGATGCCCTGCAAGCCCAGCAGCCGGACCCGGCTGTGTGGGAATACAACGGCGTCAAGGAGCGCCACCCGGATGATATAATCCTCTACCAAATGGGGGATTTTTTTGAGCTGTACGGTGAGGACGCCAAAACTGCTGCTGCGGAACTGGACCTCAATCTCACGACCCGCGCTATCCCCGGCGGTGGCCGTGTGGAAATGTGCGGCTTTCCGGCAAACCGGCTGGAGCAGGTTGTGGAACAGCTGCGGGATAAGCATGATGTGACCATTTCCGCTGTCCCGAAGGGCGGCAGGGAGCGGCAGGAGTATTCCATGCCCTCTATCGACCATGAGGCGGAACAGCACATCAATGCCCAGGAAGCGGAGTTTGGCGCAGACGGGACCAGAGTATTTCAGGAGACCGAAGCAGCCGCAGCCCCTACGATTCGAGAACTGCATGAGCAATACAAGCCCATTGTACTTGCCGCTGTTATGGAAGATGTGCCATATCGCAATGCCTGCGGTCACAGTGACCATGAGAACGCCGTGATCGAGGGCAATGCCGCTATTCGCCGTGCTGTCCTGGGATCTGGCAACATGGAGCTGCTCCGCCTCTATTCCGACACACCGGAGTTCCGCCAGCGCCTTCATCGAGAAATCATCGACGAGACCTATCCCAAGCTCCATGAGCTGCTGCACCCTCTCACGGACAATGACATCGACAAGGCTATCCAGGACTGGAACGGCAAAATCGAAAGTAAACACGCCGTTGTCCGTTACATGGAGAAACATGGGCGGGAAAAAGATACCGCTGCATGGCTGGCCCATGAGTTTGACGGCGGCGATGGCAAAACCCCGTTTTCGGTTCGCCCGGAAAGCCCCGAAGGAACGGTGCTGCCCTGGCCCAAGGTACAGCGCCGGATCGCTCAGCTTATCAAGGAGGACCGGTTCTACACCGAAGCGGAACAGGACCGGTTCGACAACATCGACCCCATCGCCATTCGGGAGGCTTTGGCCGAGCGCGGCATTGTGAATGGTGAACTGGTGGATGAGGAAAAACTGGATAATGACCCATTCATCCAGCGTGTTATGGCGGATGTGGAGGCCATATCCAGAGAGAGCGTCCCGGCAGATGAGCCGGAACAGCCTTCTCCCCATAATTTGCGTGTTCTGGTTTCAGATGAGGAATACGCTGCGGCTCGTGGCACACTCCGGGAGCGAACCTCCTACGATCCAGCGGTTCCTCCTTACAATGTGGGTGATATTGTCTATCTGGATGACCGGCCCCATCAGATCACAGAGCTGCGGGATGACACGGTGCAGCTGCTGCCCACCGGCATGAGCTATCCCATCTACCGGGCTGAGAGCCGGGAACGGTTTGAGCAGCTTTTGCGGGAGGATAACCGCAACGACTTCTATACCGAATTCCTGCCTGCAAATCTGGATACGGTGGACCAGGACCTTCGGGATGTGCTGGCCCATGGCCTGATTGGTGAGGCGGACAAGGCGGAGCTTTCCGAGCTTCTTCGCAACGGCAAGAGTAACCAGGAGGTAGCCTTGTGGCTGAGCCGGGCCTATCCCAACATCGTGGAAACGATGGAGCTGGAGACCGGCGAGACCGCCGATTACCGCACGATGCCGGAAGGTATCGAGCTGGAAGTGCTGGATGCAGATGAAAAGCGTCTGGCCATGCTGTTCTTCCAGTGGAGCGAGGTTGCGCCTTTGCTGCGCGGGATGTATGCCCGTCAGTTGGACGGTTTTGAGCAGGAACGCCCCGAACCGGCTGCCGAAACCCCGGCCTTCCAAGCCGAGACTGTGGCTGTCTATCCGGGCGATAAGAACAATCTGCCCTATGATGTGGTTGTTCAGACCCTGCGAACCAATGAGCCGGAGCCGCCCACGCCTGCTGTCGAGCCGGAAAAGACTCTGGATGAGGTACTGGACGAACACCCCGTTTCCATTCAGGTAAACGGCGAGTGGCAGACCTTCCCCAATGTCAAAGCTGCCGAGGAAGCCTCTTATGAGGAATACAAGGCCAATCTGCGTCGCACCGCCGAGAATTTCCGTATCACTGACGATCACCTGGGCGAAGGCGGCCCCAAGGCTAAGTTCCAGGCCAATGTCGAGGCAATCAAGCTGCTGAAATACCTGGAGGAAACCACCGAGCAGGCAACGCCGGAACAGCAGAAAATCCTTTCTCGGTATGTGGGCTGGGGCGGCCTTGCCGATGCCTTTGACCCCGACAAGGAAAGCTGGAGCAAGGAATATGCCCAGCTGAAGGAACTGCTGACCCCGGAGGAATACGCTGCTGCCAGAGGTTCCACCCTCAACGCGCACTACACCAGCCCTACGGTCATCAAAGCGATTTACGAGGCTGTGGGCCGCATGGGATTTGAGACCGGCAACATCCTGGAGCCGTCCTGTGGTGTAGGCAATTTCTTCGGTATGCTGCCGGAGGAAATGCGAAACAGCCGTCTTTACGGCGTGGAGCTGGATTCCATCAGCGGGCGTATTGCCCAGCAGCTCTACCCCAAGGCCGACATCACCGTGGCAGGGTTTGAGACCACCGACAGGCGGGATTTCTACGATCTGGCGGTGGGTAATGTACCGTTTGGCCAGTATCAGGTTCGGGATAAAGCCTATGACAAGCTGAATTTCAGCATTCACAACTACTTTTTCGCCAAGGCTCTGGATCAGGTTCGTCCCGGTGGCGTGGTGGCCTTTGTCACCAGCCGCTACACGATGGACGCCAAGGATTCCACCGTGCGCCGGTATCTTGCTCAGCGCGCCGAACTGCTGGGGGCCATCCGTCTGCCCAATGACGCTTTCAAAAAGAACGCAGGTGCCGAGGTCGTTTCGGACATCATCTTCCTGCAAAAGCGTGACCGTCCGTTGGACATCGTGCCGGAGTGGACGCAGACCGGGCAGACCGAGGACGGCTTTGCCATCAACCGCTATTTCCTGGACCACCCGGAAATGGTGCTGGGCCGACAGGAACCGGAAAGCACCGCCCACGGCATGGACTACACCGTGAACCCCATCGAGGGGCTGGAGCTTGCCGATCAGCTGCATGATGCCGTGAAGTACATTCGCGGCACCTACCAGGAGGCCGAGCTGCCGGAGCTGGGCGAGGGCGAAGCCATCGACACTTCTATCCCTGCTGACCCCAATGTGAAAAATTACTCCTACACCGTTGTGGACGGCGATGTGTATTACCGTGAAAACAGCTGTATGGTACGGCCTGACCTGAATGCCACCGCCGAAGCCCGTGTGAAAGGACTGGTGGGTCTGCGAGAATGTGTCCAGCAGCTCATTGATCTGCAAATGGACGCCGCCACACCGGACAGCGCCATCCAGGACAAACAGGCCGAACTGAACCGGCTCTATGACAGCTTCTCTGCAAAATATGGTCTTATCAATGACCGGGCGAACCGGCTGGCCTTTGCTGATGATTCCAGCTACTATCTGCTCTGCGCGCTGGAAGTCATTGACGAGGACGGCAAGCTGGAGCGCAAGGCGGATATGTTCACCAAGCGCACCATCAAGCCCCACAAGGCGGTGGACACTGTGGATACCGCAAGTGAAGCTCTGGCCGTATCAATTTCCGAAAAAGCCTTTGTCGATATGGCGTATATGGCGGAGTTGACCGGCAAGACCGGCGACGAACTGGCCGCCGAGCTAAAAGGCGTGATCTTCCGTGTACCTGGGCAGTTGGAGAAAGACGGCACTCCCCATTATGTAACAGCCGACGAATACCTGTCCGGCAATGTGCGGCGCAAGCTGCGTCAGGCACAGCGGGCCGCACAGCAGGACCCTTCCTTTGCAGTCAATGTGGAGGCCCTTACCGCTGCCCAGCCCAAAGACCTGGATGCGTCGGAGATTGAGGTGCGCCTGGGCGCTACCTGGATCGACAAAGAGTACATCCAGCAGTTTATGTATGAGACCTTCGACACGCCGTTTTATCTCCAGCGCAATATCGAGGTCAACTATTCTTCTTTCACCGCTGAGTGGCAGATCACCGGCAAAAGCTCTGTAAGCCAGAACAATGTGGCAGCCTATACCACCTACGGAACCAGCCGTGCCAATGCCTACAAGATTCTGGAGGACAGCCTGAACCTGCGGGATGTCCGTATCTACGACACCATAGAGGATGCAGACGGCAAAGAGCGCCGGGTGTTGAATGCCAAAGAGACCACCCTGGCCGCCCAAAAGCAGCAAGCGATCCGGGACGCTTTCAAAGACTGGATTTGGAAAGACCCGGACCGCCGCCAAGCTCTGGTCCGCCAGTACAATGAGGAAATGAACTCCACCCGTCCCCGTGAATACGACGGCGGACACATTACTTTCGGTGGTATGAACCCGGCCATCACCTTGCGGGAACACCAGAAAAACGCTATCGCTCATGTGCTGTACGGCGGCAATACGCTGCTGGCACACGAGGTAGGCGCTGGCAAAACCTTTGAAATGGTGGCTGCCGCCATGGAGAGTAAGCGCCTGGGCTTGTGTCAGAAATCCCTCTTTGTGGTGCCGAACCATCTGACCGAACAATGGGCGTCGGAGTTTCTGCGGCTCTATCCTTCCGCCAACATTCTTGTCACCACCAAAAAGGACTTTGAGACCCACAACCGCAAGAAGTTCTGCGCCCGCATTGCCACCGGCGATTATGACGCCATCATCATGGGACACAGCCAGTTTGAGAAAATCCCCATCAGCCGAGAGCGTCAGGAACGGCTCCTTCAGGAGCAGATCGACGAGATCACCGAGGGCATTGCCGAGGTGAAGTACAGCGGCGGTGAGCGTTTCACGGTCAAGCAGTTGGAACGCACCAAGAAGTCCCTGGAAGCCCGGCTGGAGAAATTGCAGGCCGAGAGCCGCAAGGACGATGTGGTAACATTCGAGCAGTTGGGTGTGGACCGCCTGTTCGTCGATGAGGCGCATAACTATAAAAACCTGTTTTTATACACCAAGATGCGGAATGTGGCAGGTCTCTCCACAAGCGATGCCCAAAAGTCCAGCGATATGTTTGCAAAGTGTCGCTATATGGATGAACTGACCGGAAACCGTGGTGTGATTTTCGCCACTGGCACCCCCGTATCGAACAGCATGACCGAACTTTACACCATGCAGCGGTATCTCCAGTATGACCGCCTGCAAGAGCTGAACATGACCCACTTCGACTGCTGGGCCAGCCGCTTCGGAGAAACCGTCACGGCGCTGGAGCTGGCACCGGAAGGCACCGGCTACCGGGCAAGAACGAGATTCAGCAAGTTTTTCAACCTCCCGGAGCTGATGAACTTGTTCCGTGAAGTTGCCGACATCAAAACCGCCGATCAGCTGAACTTGCCCACCCCGGAGGTGGAATACCACAACATCGTGGCCCAGCCTACTGAACACCAAAAAGAGATGGTGCAGGTTCTCTCCGAGCGCGCCTCCAGGGTACACAGCGGCAGCGTTGACCCCTCAGAGGACAATATGCTCAAGATTACCGGCGATGGCCGCAAGCTGGGTCTGGACCAGCGTATCATCAACCAGCTGCTGCCGGATGAACCCGGCACCAAGGTCAATCAGTGTGTGGGTAATATCATGCAGATCTGGCGGGACGGCGAGGCTGACAAGCTGACCCAGCTGGTATTCTGCGACATTTCCACGCCCCAGGCAGCCCCCTCCAAAAAGGCAGCCAAACAGCTGGATAATCCCACACTTCATGCGCTGGAACAGGCTGTGCCGTTGGATGAGCCTGAGCCTGCCTTTACCATCTATGAGGACATCCGCCAGAAGCTCATCGCCCAGGGAATGCCCGCCGAGCAGATTGCTTTTATCCACGAAGCCAAGACCGAGGTGCAGAAGAAAGAACTGTTTTCCAAGGTTCGCACTGGGCAGGTGCGCGTCCTGCTGGGCAGCACCTCCAAAATGGGCGCTGGCACCAATGTGCAGGACCGGCTTGTGGCGCTCCATGACCTGGATTGTCCGTGGCGTCCGGGAGACCTTGCCCAGCGCAAGGGCCGTATCGAGCGCCAGGGCAACCAGAATCCGCTGGTCCATGTGTACCGCTATGTTACCGAGGGAACTTTCGATGCCTACCTGTGGCAGACGGTGGAGAACAAACAGAAATTCATTTCGCAAATCATGACCAGCAAAAGCCCGGTCCGCTCCTGCGATGATGTGGACGAAACGGCGCTGTCCTTTGCCGAGATCAAGGCCCTGTGCGCCGGAGACCCCCGTATCAAGGAGCGCATGGATTTGGATGTGGAGGTTGCGCGTCTGAAGCTGATGAAAGCTGACCATCAGAGCAAGCAGTACCGCCTGGAGGATCAGTTGCTCAAATACTTCCCCCAGGAAATCGAAACTAACAAGGGGTTTATTAAAGGCTTTGAAGCGGATCTGGAGACCCTGGCCGCCCATCCTCACCCGGAGGATGGCTTTGCTGGAATGGAGATCCGGGGCGATGTGCTGACTGACAAAGAAAACGCCGGTGCAGCCTTGCTAGACGCCTGTAAGGAGGTCAAAGGCTCCGAACCGGTGCAGATCGGCAGCTATCGGGGCTTTACTATGTCCGTGGAGTTTTCCGCTTGGAAACAGGAATATACGCTCCTGTTGAAAGGCCAGATGACCCACCGGGCAAGCCTCGGCACAGACCCGCGCGGAAACCTCACCCGTATCGACAATGCACTGGCTCAAATGCCTCAGCGTTTGGAAGCCGTGAAAAACCAGCTGGACAACCTTTACCAACAGCAGGCCGCAGCCAAAGAGGAAATCGGAAAGCCGTTTCCCTTTGAGGATGATCTGCGAGTCAAGTCCGCCCGTCTGGTGGAACTGGACACGCTGCTGAACATTGACGGCAAGGGCCATGCCCAGCCGGAAACTGTGGTTGCCAAGAGCGCACGGCCTTCGGTGCTGGACAGCTTGAAGCGCCCGGTGCCACCCCGTAGCCCTGAAAAGAAACCGAAACAACATGAGGAGGTGCGATAA
- a CDS encoding TnpV protein, giving the protein MENSLTYTMNGDYQIPDLKLTEQPEKPLGKYGRMRKAYLKEHRPLIYNQLLLTEKLYPHLIEIDETAQSRLEQMMPQLAKDAGATEQLKASDPMRWVGLMNTCKAQAEEILMAELIHS; this is encoded by the coding sequence ATGGAGAACAGCCTGACTTACACGATGAACGGAGATTATCAGATTCCCGACCTGAAGCTGACCGAACAGCCGGAGAAGCCCCTGGGAAAGTACGGCAGGATGCGGAAAGCGTACCTGAAGGAACACCGGCCCCTGATTTACAATCAGCTGCTGCTGACCGAGAAGCTGTACCCGCACCTCATCGAGATCGACGAGACAGCGCAGAGCCGTCTGGAGCAGATGATGCCCCAGCTGGCGAAAGACGCGGGCGCGACGGAGCAGCTGAAAGCCAGCGACCCGATGCGCTGGGTGGGCCTGATGAACACCTGCAAAGCACAGGCCGAGGAGATTCTGATGGCGGAGCTTATTCACAGCTGA
- a CDS encoding transposon-transfer assisting family protein, which translates to MNNFTFEETNLLCIYNTGSRTGLIDALTEMRGELSPEEAELRELTDSALGKLQAMNDTEFAELELYPDFDE; encoded by the coding sequence ATGAACAACTTCACCTTTGAGGAAACGAACCTTCTTTGCATCTACAACACCGGCAGCCGCACCGGGCTGATCGACGCTCTGACGGAGATGCGCGGTGAGCTTTCGCCGGAGGAAGCCGAGCTGCGGGAACTGACGGACAGCGCCCTGGGTAAACTCCAAGCTATGAACGACACCGAGTTTGCCGAACTGGAGCTGTACCCAGATTTCGACGAGTAA